The genomic interval GAGTATGCTGAATCTCGGACGCCAAACACCATTCGGTGCCTTCATCATTACCGATACACGAATCGGTCAGAACTACGGATTTGAGGATTCGTACCAAAACGGTCGAGTCTTCCTGCCACTGCACCTGCAACCGGGAACGAACATGTTCTTCGGGTCGCTTGGGGGCTCGGTGGACGCCGATGGCGACTTCGCCGGGAACTTCGGCGGGGGCTACCGGCACTTTGTCCGCGAGGCCCAACGGATCTATGGGATCTCCGGTTGGTACGACATTGACGACTCGGGGAATCAAACCTACGAGCGGGTCGGTGTCAGCCTGGAGACCATGGGGCAGTATTTCGACGTCCGCGCCAACGGTTACGTGGTCATTAGCGAAGATCGAGATGTCCTCAGCCAAGGGCTCGACATCTTGTACCGCGGCCGATCGCTGCTGTTCAACGACTTCCTCATCGCCGAGAACGCCTACAGCGGTGGTGATGTGGAAATCGGGGGCTTGATGCCAGGGCTCGGTCGTTATGGGGTGTACGGCTACCTTGGCGGATACCACCTCACATCAGACGAAGGTGGCGACACGACAGGGGTGTCTCTCCGGTCGAACACCGTGGTGACCGAAAACTTCAATGTCGGAACCACCTTCACCTACGACGAGAAATTCGGAAGCAACTTCTTCACGAATTTGGTCTTCACCTTCCCGATGAAGCGGCCAAAACGCTTGTTCTCGCCGAAGACGATGATTCAACGGCTGGCCGAACCGGTGGAACGAACACAGCGTATCCCGGTTCACATCGAACGCGAAGACAACTTCAGCTTGGCCGTCGACTCCAAAACCAACCGAGCGATTCAGGTTTTGCATGTCGACCCCAACAATACCCAATCGGGTGACGGTTCGTTCGAGAACCCATACCGCGATGTCAACTCGCTGCATGCGGACAACAATTCGGATATCAGTATCATCCGTATCATCCCGCATGACTTGAACACCGGCATCAACCTCGCGTTGTCGCAAACGCTGGAACTCTACGACTTCCAACGATTGCTCGGTGCATCGCTGCCACACAATGTGCTGACCACACGTGGTAGCTTCAGTCTGCCCGGTCTTGTCTCTGGTGAGCGTCCAGTGCTCTCACACGCAGGCGGAGGCGACATCGTTCGATTGGCAGATTGCAACGAGGTGTCCGGCTTCTTCTTCCAAGGCAATGCACTGACGGCAGGGCGTGCGATTGTCGGGAACGAAATTGACACCTTCAACATCAACCGCAACATCGATCCCGATGCCCGCTTGGGTGTGGACTTGGTTGACGCCGTCGGTGTCGGCTTGATCTCCAACAACATTTTCCGAGGCAACCGCGAAGGTGGTGTGCGAATCGCGAACAACACCAACGCCAACGGACCACTGTCGCTAACAGTCGTCAACAACGACTTCGAAACCAACGGTGGAGCGGGTTTGAACGTCATTCTTCGCAACGACGCGAAAGCCGCCGTCACTGTTGACGGGAACATCGTGCAGAACACGCTCGATGACAACACCGAAGATACGCGAGTCGCCGGGGACGCGTTGGCGTTCCAGTTGGAAGGGTCTACCAACCTCGAAAACGCGACGGCTGAGTTCACCGAGCTGTTCATCACCAACAACATTATTGGTAGCGATACCGACACCGAGTGGGGGAACGACCGACACGGGATCTTCATCCACTGGGAAGAAGAAACCAACTTGCAGGACGTGTTCATCGCGAACAACCTGATCTCCCGCAACGGACGTTTCAACAGCACCTTGGTGGATGATCGCTTCTCCGGTGGGGACGGGATTCACTTCCGCCGCTTGGACAACGCCACGCTGACACGAAGCGGTCGTTACGACAGCATCACCAGCCCGGCAACGATCTACGCCAACAGCATCATCAACAACGGTTTCGGTGCCACGATCGCAACGCCAACCGGCTTCAACCCAGTGACGGAAACCAACACCATCACCGGAACGGCAAGCATCTACGGCAACGGGATTGGCATTCGTGCCAGCGAAGGTGGCGAAGATCGTCTCGACTTCGAAATCTTGGACAACGACATCTACACGAACAACCGTTACGGGATCAGCATGTACGTGCAAGCGGATGCCCGGATCAAAGCCGACATCCGTCGCAACTTGATCAACCAAAACGGTCTCACCGGGATTTACACCAGCGAACGTATCGGTGCTGAAGCCGACCTGCGGGAGATCGGTGGAACCTGGATGGCCAACCGCATCATCGGTAACGGTGTTGGCGGTGTCACCGGGGACTACCTCACCGGTGGTGGTGGTATCCGATTGGATGCGACAGTCACGAACATCTTCAACGTGATCGATCCAGACGAAGATGCCGGCCGCTTGAACATCCTCGGCAACCTGATCGCCGACAACGGCCTGGACGGGATCGAAATCAACGCTGGCGGTCGCATCCTGATCGACAGCAACGAAATCAAGAACAACGGAACCAACGCTGGAGCATCGCTCTCGTCTGAACAAGCCCTCTTGGTGCTCTCAGACACTGGGGTCGAAGTCTTCGACACCGTGCGAGGCCGAATTGTTGGGGAAGACAACGGGAACGGGATCGACATCAACGCCGTCATGCGTGGCAACAACGGTTACATCTACAACCAAGCCGCGTATGAACCGGAAGACATGGTCAGCCCGACATTCTTCGGTGTCTACACACCACTGCAAACCACGACACCACTGTTCGTGGAAATCTATCGCAACTCAGTCCGAGAAAACCGCAACGACGGCTTGGAAATTCGCCACGCGAACAATCCTTCCGAGTTGCACGACGCTCCACTTCACGCCGGTCACTTCCCGGTCAACGTGGTTGCTCGAGACAACACGATCGAAACCAACGGTGGACGCGGCGTGGACATCTTGAACCAAGGTGGTGGACGAACCCCGGAGAACGTCAACGACTTCTTGCCGGAAACCGGTGCGAACACCAGTGTTAATCCGCCAAACTCGACGGTCGCAGGGACTTCCAACCAATTCAGTCCGACTGATACGACCATCAGCTTGGTGGGGAACAAGATTGCCTCGAACGCCAAAGAAGGGATTTACGTGGTCAACACGGCGTCGCTCACCCAAGGTCAAGCGGGGAACACTCCGATTCCTGGTGGCGAACCATTGTTGAACGATACGGAAGACCCAACCCGTGGTCTCAACAACGACGGGGAAATCGATTCCGTCGCTCGGTTGGCCTTGGAAGTCGATGGCAACTTGGTCATCAAGAACGGTCAACAACTCGGGACCGATTCCGAGTCTGAGCAAAACATCGACACCATCACCGGTTCTGGTCTTGTGATTCGTGTTGGTACGCAGGATCAAGGAGCTGTCTCCTTGTTAGCTGAGACGGTGCCCAACACCAACCCGGTTCAAATCCTGGCGTTCCGCGACTTCGCGAGTGCACCAGCAGGCTTTGCGAACGCCGATGTGAGTCTCTACGGTGAAACCGGCTTCCGCAACGCGGACGAAATCTTGGCACTCACCACGGAAGAGTATCAAACCCTCGGATTCTTCAACATCTTGCAACCCGGCGGTGTGATCGGCAAAGTGACCAACAACGGTCTAGATGAGTCCGGTAACTTTGACCCTTACACGGGTTTCGAAGGCAACTTCGGTTCGGATGTCTACATCGAATCGTTCACCTCGACGCCTTCCGGTGGGGCCAACCCGGTTATCGCTCGCTTCGACTTGCTCTTCGAGAACAACCGCGGGGATGCCTTGGACGTGACCAACTTCGGAGCCTTCTACGGTGCCGGCGGATCGCGTGAGAACGCTCAACGTCTCGCAGGTGCGGCGAACTCCGGAAGTCTGTTCCAACCTATTCTCGGTCGCGTGGTCGGTGTGCACCGTGGTGCCGTGTTCGACTTCGATCCGAACGACACCAACCCAAGCACCACTCAGTTCGACGTGCTCGACGAGCTTGATCCGGGTGCCAACACCCCGATCGACGACCGAACCGGTGGTATCTACGACGGACTGTTGGTCGAATTCGGTGTGAACCAGTTGTCGAGTGCGACGGCTGCAGGCTACGCATCCTCGACCATCGTCGACAAAGGAAACCTGACCGACATCGATCCAAACACACCAGGACCACAACGCGGCAGCCGCTTCACCGTGGCTCCGGCATTCGGAACACCGCAAACTGGTGCCTTCCAAATCCAACTGTCGCGACCTGATGTGTTCGACGTGGTCTACATTGACCCCGCCACCGGCAACCCATTGACGGCTGCTCAAGTTGCAGGTCTTGCAGGCACCGGAACGTTGGGTGGTCAGAACCTGGTTGTGCGATTCTTGGATGAAATCGACTACAACGGTGACGGCACCGACAACGCCTTCGACGACACCTTGCAACCGACCGCTGCCATCAACGCAGCTCCGACACTGGTCAACAACTGGCTGTTGAACAACGGGCAAGTCCCCGCCAACCCAACGCCAGCAGACTTGGCTAACCCGAACCGCTTCCACGTGGACGGCACGAACGTCGTCGACAACATCGGGATCGGTGTCCGAGCTGGGGAAACGGCTGTGGCCAGCTCTGGCGAACAACTGCCAACCGGAACGACAGCACAGAACACCTTGCAAGTTGCAGGTTCGGCTGTTGCTCCTCGGGACGGCAACTTGTTCATCATCACTCAGGCATTCGGGTCCGGTCCTTCGAGCTTCCGAGTTAGTGGTGCTCAAACCGGTCCGAACATCGGAGTCGAAACCAACCAGTTCACCACAGGTAACCTAGGCTTCGACGACGCTGTCTCACTCGAATCCGGTGGTGCTTCGACAACCAACGAACTGCCATTCGAATGGGATGAACTCCCAACGGATAACCGTCAGCGAATCCTCGATATCTTCGAGAGCTACAATCGCGGACCACTGCCGAACGCTCCTATCGAGACGTTCCGGGATTGGCAACGAGATGGTCGCTAACTGAACTGACGGATTGATCTCGACCACGAAACACGGGTCGCTCGGAAACGGGCGGCCCGTTTTTTTGTGGTTGGGCACTGGAAAATCGACCGTTCGCAGTGCCGACGTGACATGCCCGCCCCAACTCGACTACAATGATGCGTCTCACGTCCTTCGTTGCATTCGGAGCCCGTCGGTATGGCTGCGCATTCTGCTCGATTTAATCATACGGCCCGCACCGTCCTGCGAATACCATTCGTTGCCGGTTTGCTTTGGGCTGGGCTCGCTGTTCCGGGGTTTGTCCGAATCGGGCATGCGGCGGGGCAATCGACCGAGCGGAAATCCCCGACGCACGGCATTCAGATCATTTACGACAGCCGATGGGCGGGAACGCGGCATGGAGGGTATTACCCGGTCCGCATGCGACTGACGAACACCGCCGAAACCGTGCAAATCGGCATCAAGTTCATCCCAGACAACGCCGGTGAACTCCCAGTTGTCGAAGAACCGCCGTTTGAATTGGCCGCCAATGCCAGTGAGGATGTCACACTGTTGATTCCACTTCTCGGATACGGTTCGACAGGGCGGCTTGAGGTGACGCTCGATGGCGACCGGATCGAACTACTCGAAACGCGAATTAACCTCCCCGATGTCCCGTACGAGATGCCGCAACCATCGCTATTGATCATCTCTCGGAACAACATCAACGGGCAAGAATTTACCAAGTTCACCGCGGCTCTGAACACGACGAGTTATTTCAACTCCCCCGATGACTTCGTCAGCCTTCCCCCCGTTTTGCTGCCGACGAATTGGCTCGCTTACAGTGGTTTGGACTATGTTGCGATTCCGTTGCGGGAGCTGTCCGGGTTGGGTAGCGAGGAACGAGCAGCGATCTTGCAGTGGGTTCGAACCGGTGGCCAACTGATCGTCTTCAACATTCAATCCGATCCCGCCACCTCTGAGGAACTCTCGAAACGACTCGAATTACCTGCCGACACTGCCGACGAATGGAAACGGCCGTCGACAGCCACTTGGAAAGATGTGCTGGTCGTTGACGAAACCACAATGCACTCCCACGATCCCGACTCGTTCCAAGAGGCCCTGGAATTCACCAAAGGATCGAAATGGGATCTCAACGAGAATCCGTTTTCCCATCGACCGATGTTGCTCGGGCATATCTTTGCGTTTGCCGGCAATCCGTTTCCGGGCACACCGTCGGATTGGGCTTGGATGGCATCCACACCCGAAGCCCAACAATTCACATGGCCGAACCGTCGGGGCGTCACTCCGCGACGCGAAACCACGAACTTTCTCGAATTCCTGATTCCCGGCGTGTCGTCGGTTCCGGTTTATGCCTTTCTGATTTTGATGACGCTATTCACCATCGTCATCGGTCCCCTGAACTACTTTTTCTTTCGCAGTCGTCGGCAGATTTACATGCTACTGCTGACCATTCCGGGATTGGCGTTTGCCACCAGTCTCACGCTGTTCGCGTATTCGCTGGTTTCCCACGGATTCGATGTGGATAGCCGCGTGCGAAGCCTGATTATGGTCGACCAACGGACCAATCAATCGGTGATTTCCAGTCGGGTCGCCTTGTTCGCAGGGATGGTGCCGTCCAGTGGATTGCGTTTCAGCCCGGAAACGGAAATTGCCTCCGTTTGGCCATCACACGATTCGATGAACGCAGGCCGAGTGATTTGGTCTGGCGAGCAAGTCGTCACCGACGGATTCTTCCGGGCTCACACGCGAACTCAGTTCTATACACTCACACCGATGCCCCAACGAGGGCGATTGGTGATCGAACCGAATTCCGATGGCCGACTCCGCGTAGACAACGGATTCGAATGGGAGATCGAACAACTCATCATCGCCGACGAAACCGGCAAGATGTTTATGGCGAGCGATCTCCAACCCGGTGGCAGCGAATTCGCCGGCGTCGCTGAACAGGAACAACGCCGTGAGTTGGCCAACCGACTCAAAGAGGAACCGCTCGAGATTCCCGAAGGGGCGGTTGTCTCGGGAGGTCGACGCGAATGGCATTATGGTCACTATCAACATAATGCCGAAGTGCTCGTCAACTCGCAGGCCAGCCAAGTCGAAACCCTGATCCGCGGATTTCAAACGCTCGCGGATGCCGACGACGTTTTGCCTCCCAAGACTTATTTAGCGGTTCTCGCAGGTCCTCCAGATGACGATACAATGCAAATCATCACCGGAGTGGAAGACACAACGGTGCAATCGGGCTACTTCTTAATTTATGGTCGGTATTGAGAGTTCCAACGGACGGACAGAAATAAACCATGATTGACCTCAAACGAATTTTGCTACCCACAGATTTCAGTGACACCTCGCTCGCCGCCGCAAACTACGCGATTGCGTTGGCAGAGAAGTTCTCGGCGGAAGTGCATCTCGTGCATGTGATCGAGGAATTGCACACCACGATTCCGCTGTTGGAAACCTACGGGGCTCCCACAAAAGAAGAGTATGAAGCCAAGGCACAGGCCATGCTCGACAATTGGCCGTTGCCTGACGGAGCGGAAAATTTGACGATCGTTCGTCGATTCCATCATGGCAGTCCGTATGTGCAACTCCTGCGAGACGCCCGGGATCACGATATCGACCTCATTGTGATCGGCACGCACGGACGCGGCTTGACGGCTCATCTCCTGATGGGGAACGTGGCCGAACGTGTCGTACGAAAAGCAAGTTGTCCGGTGCTCACGGTTCGGCCGGACGGCCATCAATTCGTGCACCCTGGCCAAGAGTAACGTCAAACCCATCCCTAAACCGGAGACACTCGGCGACCAGCCGATGTGTTTCCTTCTCGCGATTTCTGCACTCTGTCGACCGAATACTGATTTCAAAATCAGGCCGTTCCTTGCGCTCCACGAACGAGAAGAAGCATGGCGTCTACGTCGGACATCAATGAATCCACGGATTCTCGGTTGCCCCTGTTCGGGCGAATTCTGGGATTCCTGTTGTTCGGCTTGGTTTGGTCGCTCCCGGCCGACACCTGGGAACTTTCGCGACCGGCTCAGAATTTGGCCGCCGTCAGTGTGTTGATGGCTGTCTTCTGGTTGACGCAAGCCTTGCCGATGTCCGCAACCGCGCTTGTGCCGTTGGCGATGTTTCCGCTGCTGGGAATTCAATCGGCCACGTTGGTGAGCAAGTCGTACATCGACCGCAACATCTTCTTGTACTTCGGCGGGTTCATCATCGCGATGGGGATTGAACGATGGGGGCTTCATCGTCGAATGGCGTTGCACATTGTCCGGCGAATCGGCACTAGTTCCGCGCGGATTGTGCTCGGGTTCATGTTGGCGACGGCGTTTCTCTCGATGTGGATCAGCAATACCGCATCCAGCCTGCTGATGTTGCCGATCGCGTTGGCTTTGGTGAATTCGCTTGGCGATTTGCCCGCCGAAAATGAAGACGCAGCGAAAACGCGGGATCAGGCAATTAATCGGCTCGTGGTCGTGCTGCTGTTGGGAGTGGCGTATTCGGCGAGCATCGGTGGATTCACGTCGCTCGTGGGTACACCGACGAATCTGACTTTCACACAAATCTTTGAACGCCGCTTCCCCGAGGCTCCAGACATCGCAGCCGGTCAGTGGATGATCGCCGTCGTTCCGGTCGGTGTCGTGATGCTGGCAATTTGCTGGGGGATTCTCACGTTTCGCTTGCCCTCGATCCAAATGCCCGATCAAGGTGGAGCGAATTATTTCGACGATCGTCTGCGAAAACTCGGCCCACCCACACGGGCGGAGAAGTCGATGTTTCTCATCTTCCTGGCTACGGCATTGTTGTGGTTATTCCGCACGGATTTGTCGTTCGCGGGAACCACGCTCGTGCCGGGCTGGGGGAACTGGGTCGAAACCACGTTCCAAACCGCCGAGATTCACGACTCCACCGTTGCACTTGCGATGGCGTTGTTGATGTTCCTGATTCCCGCCCGTCGGAACGAAAACGGACGCACCGAACATCTGATGGACTGGGAAACCGTCGAGAACATGCCCTGGGGAATCTTGATCCTGATCGGCGGCGGTTACGCATTGGCGGGGGCGTTTCAATCGACCGGGTTGTCCGAAGACATCGGCCGAATCTTCGCGAGCCAACTCGCTGGCCAGTCCGCTTGGCTGATCGTGGGCGGCACTTGCTTGCTGCTGACGTTCCTCACAGAATTGACCTCGAACACCGCCACCGTCGCAACCTTGATGCCCGTGTTGGCAGCGACGGCAGTGGCAATCAACATCGATCCGCTACTGATCATGATTCCGGCCACGATCTCGGCGAGTTGTGCGTTCATGCTACCGATCGCGACACCACCCAACGCGATCGTCTTCAGCTCGGGACGCATCTCAATGCGACAGATGGCCCGCTACGGAATCTTGCTCAACCTCGTGGGTGTAGTCGTCATCACCGCGTTCATGTTCTGGATCATCGGGCCGCAATTCAATGTGAAAAGTGACTCACTTCCCGAATGGGCCACCCCATCCGCGAGTGAACTTTCCACCGAGAAACCGTAGAACTTCGTGATCTACTCGCCTTGGTTTCCTTGATCCGTTACGATCGAAGCTTCTGATTGATGAGCGCATCTTTGAACGGAGCGGGGCCTGTCTCGCGGGAAACCGTGATCGCAGAACAATCCGCTCGCACCGCGGATACAGAAGACCGTGATACGGTCATGAGTCGACTATGAATGAACCGAACGATTCGGACGAGATCGTCATCCCGCCCAAACCGAATTTCCGTGAACCCAAATCGGCGGAACAAGACGCCCGCGAGCAGGAAGCCCAAGCCATCAAAGGATTGAGTGCCGCCTATTCCCGGATGCGGCAGGAAATTCGCAAGGTGATTATCGGCCAACAGGACATCGTCGATCAGATGTTGATCGCGTTGTTCTCGCGGGGACATTGTCTGTTAGTCGGTGTGCCGGGATTGGCGAAGACGCTGTTGGTCAGCACAATCGCTCAGATCCTTGAACTCTCATTTCGTCGAATTCAGTTCACACCCGACCTGATGCCGTCGGACATCACCGGGACCGACGTGCTGCAAGACGATCCGGAAACCGGCCGGCGAACGTTTCAGTTCATGCAAGGGCCGTTGTTTACGAATGTTCTGTTGGCCGACGAAGTCAACCGAACGCCACCGAAAACGCAAGCTGCACTCTTGGAAGCGATGCAGGAACGACACGTGACCGTCGGAGCGCACACGTATCGGCTGCCAGCTCCGTTCTTTGTGCTCGCCACACAAAACCCGATCGAGCAAGAAGGTACGTATCCGCTCCCGGAAGCCCAACTCGACCGGTTCATGTTCAACGTGGTGGTGAAATATCCAACGGCGGCCGAGGAACTTCGCATCCTCAAGAGCACCACCGGCAACGAGAAACCAAAACTCGAAACCGCGTTGACGGGGTCACAGATTCTGGCGCTTCAGGAAGTGGTTCGACGGGTCCCGGTTTCGGAGCACGTCTTCATCTACGCCCGAGACTTGGTGCGAGCCACCCGCCCGAACGAACCGGAGGCCCCCAAGTTCATCCGTGAGTACATTTCCTGGGGAGCCGGTCCGCGAGCTGGTCAAAACTTGATTCTCGGTGCGAAAGCTCGCGCGATTCTCGAAGGGCGATTCGCCGTCAGCACCGGCGACATCGCTGCCGTCGCTCACCCGGTCTTGCGTCACCGGATCGTAACCACATTCCAAGCCGATAGTGAAAACATCTCCGCCGATGATGTGATCTCAATGCTGCTCGACAAGATTCACGTCCCACTGCAAGAAAAAGCCCAGAAGATGCGACGCGGATGAAATCGTTGTCGATAGATGGTGAGTGACAACCACAAGCAACAGACAACCAATAAATATGCTCGCCTTCAAATGCTGGATCTGTGGTCAACCAGTTGATCTCTCGCAAATCAACGTGATGGCGGCCTACGAACGCTACTTGATTTTGACCTTCCTGCTCAGTTTGCTGATGCGGTTTCAACAACACCGCACGAACCTGAGTTTCGCTTGGCAGTTTCCGCAGCGATGGCCAAGTGTGCTGGAAGTCGTCAAAGCTCACAAGGGAATCTTTCTGACTTGGACAACCTTGCTCCCCGTGGGGGTGACGCTTTCAGTATTGCTGGCTCACAGTTTGTGTTACCGCCTCATCTGGCAAGCCGCTGATGTTACCCCGACCACACTCGGCAACGAGTGGTATTTGTTACCGTTCTTGGTGTTGGTATGTCTGACGATGCTTGCACTCGACGTGCACGCATTGTTTTCCGCGGCACAAACCGACTTCGATGAAATCGAGACGGCCCTTAGTCGTGGCGAATACGTGCTTTCGTCTCGGGCGATGGTGGCTCTGCGGGTGGGATCGTTCGGGCTGTTCAGTCCGAAGCAGTACATCGAAAACCGAATCGAAGAAAGTCTGCAAGCGGTACGGTTGGTGTTGCTGACGCAGCTACGTCGCTGGTCGTTTCACACCTCCGTGCGGATCGCGTTTGGCTTTCTGTTATGGTTCGCCTACGCGTTGATCAACGGATTCATTTCGATCGGCATGTATTGGGTGAACGCCGCGTTTATTCTGTTCGGCTTAGGGTGTGCCTACTGGTGGGCACGACAACCGGTGACGACGGAAGACCTCGAAGCGGAATCAGAGACTGCGTAGGAATTCCAGCAGAGCCGCCAAGTCCTTGGGTTTGATTTCAGTCCCGAGCGGATGGCGATGCTCTTTGAAGACGGCTTCCAATGATGTGGCCGAGTTATCATGGAAGAACCGCTGACGCTGACTGACTCCCAAGAGCGACGGCGGATTGTACTCGTGTCCGCCGCGACCGTCGTCGATCCCCACATCCACAACCTTGCGGGATGTATACGTCGGCGGGCGATGACACTCCACACACCCCTCAACCGCAAACACTTGCCGACCTTTCTCGATTGCCGCCGCATCCAAAGTTCCCCGCGCGACATTCAACCCCGGTGGCGGTTGCAACGTATTCATGTAATCGACGAGTGCTTCCACGTCGGCATGATTTAACTCATCGCCTTGCATTGTTTGGGTGACGGATTTCTGCACCTGCTGCGAGAGCGTTTCCGATGTGCCGTTCCAAGCCCAAGGCGACGAATGAGCCGCCCCTAACAGTGACAATACACGTTTCGGAGCCCCGGTCGATCCGTCCCCGAAATTGTCGTTGAGCCGATCCGTCGTGTGCCCGCCGGGATGACAACTCTGACAACTGAACCAACTATCGAGTGACAACTTCGCCGAGTGAAACAGTTCTTCACCACGCTCCCACGAAGCACGTTCAACCGGCGGACCGAGCGGAATTGTGGTCGCGATGCGTTTGGAATTGAGGTCCAAAACGGAAATGGTGTCGTCAGAGGTATTTGCAATGTAAACGGTTTTCTGATCGGGACTGGCCGCCAGTTTGGTGGGGCGTCGTCCAACGGTTTTTCGCTCGAAGGGCAAGCGTTCGTTGCCGCGAACCGCGATTTCGTTGACGCCGGAAACCGCCAATACGGTTTCGCCACTGGGGAGAATCAGCACATCGCCCGGATCACCGGTGCCATCACCAGGACTGCCCAGTGAATACGCTCCATAGTATTCTCCGGTATCGGGGTATTCGTCATCAGACGGTTCCAACAACGATGCCACGGTTCGCGACCGCAGCACATTCTGCATCACGCTGCCCCAGAAAATGTGGTCGTAGGTTGTTGCCCGATTCGAGTTCAACACCTGATGAGCCACAAACACGTTCTCGCCGTCGGCACTCAGACTCAAGCCGCGAATATTCGTCGCGGGAATCTCATGTTGAGAGACCAAGGATTTCTTTTCCGAATCGACAACCGCGAGCGTTCCT from Thalassoroseus pseudoceratinae carries:
- a CDS encoding AAA family ATPase, with translation MRQEIRKVIIGQQDIVDQMLIALFSRGHCLLVGVPGLAKTLLVSTIAQILELSFRRIQFTPDLMPSDITGTDVLQDDPETGRRTFQFMQGPLFTNVLLADEVNRTPPKTQAALLEAMQERHVTVGAHTYRLPAPFFVLATQNPIEQEGTYPLPEAQLDRFMFNVVVKYPTAAEELRILKSTTGNEKPKLETALTGSQILALQEVVRRVPVSEHVFIYARDLVRATRPNEPEAPKFIREYISWGAGPRAGQNLILGAKARAILEGRFAVSTGDIAAVAHPVLRHRIVTTFQADSENISADDVISMLLDKIHVPLQEKAQKMRRG
- a CDS encoding universal stress protein translates to MIDLKRILLPTDFSDTSLAAANYAIALAEKFSAEVHLVHVIEELHTTIPLLETYGAPTKEEYEAKAQAMLDNWPLPDGAENLTIVRRFHHGSPYVQLLRDARDHDIDLIVIGTHGRGLTAHLLMGNVAERVVRKASCPVLTVRPDGHQFVHPGQE
- a CDS encoding SLC13 family permease encodes the protein MASTSDINESTDSRLPLFGRILGFLLFGLVWSLPADTWELSRPAQNLAAVSVLMAVFWLTQALPMSATALVPLAMFPLLGIQSATLVSKSYIDRNIFLYFGGFIIAMGIERWGLHRRMALHIVRRIGTSSARIVLGFMLATAFLSMWISNTASSLLMLPIALALVNSLGDLPAENEDAAKTRDQAINRLVVVLLLGVAYSASIGGFTSLVGTPTNLTFTQIFERRFPEAPDIAAGQWMIAVVPVGVVMLAICWGILTFRLPSIQMPDQGGANYFDDRLRKLGPPTRAEKSMFLIFLATALLWLFRTDLSFAGTTLVPGWGNWVETTFQTAEIHDSTVALAMALLMFLIPARRNENGRTEHLMDWETVENMPWGILILIGGGYALAGAFQSTGLSEDIGRIFASQLAGQSAWLIVGGTCLLLTFLTELTSNTATVATLMPVLAATAVAINIDPLLIMIPATISASCAFMLPIATPPNAIVFSSGRISMRQMARYGILLNLVGVVVITAFMFWIIGPQFNVKSDSLPEWATPSASELSTEKP
- a CDS encoding inverse autotransporter beta domain-containing protein yields the protein MKTLCQRKLLLFCILVLGQAVRGFGQETPAPAPAPDLSGYGPAPEFVESSGSFPSMLNLGRQTPFGAFIITDTRIGQNYGFEDSYQNGRVFLPLHLQPGTNMFFGSLGGSVDADGDFAGNFGGGYRHFVREAQRIYGISGWYDIDDSGNQTYERVGVSLETMGQYFDVRANGYVVISEDRDVLSQGLDILYRGRSLLFNDFLIAENAYSGGDVEIGGLMPGLGRYGVYGYLGGYHLTSDEGGDTTGVSLRSNTVVTENFNVGTTFTYDEKFGSNFFTNLVFTFPMKRPKRLFSPKTMIQRLAEPVERTQRIPVHIEREDNFSLAVDSKTNRAIQVLHVDPNNTQSGDGSFENPYRDVNSLHADNNSDISIIRIIPHDLNTGINLALSQTLELYDFQRLLGASLPHNVLTTRGSFSLPGLVSGERPVLSHAGGGDIVRLADCNEVSGFFFQGNALTAGRAIVGNEIDTFNINRNIDPDARLGVDLVDAVGVGLISNNIFRGNREGGVRIANNTNANGPLSLTVVNNDFETNGGAGLNVILRNDAKAAVTVDGNIVQNTLDDNTEDTRVAGDALAFQLEGSTNLENATAEFTELFITNNIIGSDTDTEWGNDRHGIFIHWEEETNLQDVFIANNLISRNGRFNSTLVDDRFSGGDGIHFRRLDNATLTRSGRYDSITSPATIYANSIINNGFGATIATPTGFNPVTETNTITGTASIYGNGIGIRASEGGEDRLDFEILDNDIYTNNRYGISMYVQADARIKADIRRNLINQNGLTGIYTSERIGAEADLREIGGTWMANRIIGNGVGGVTGDYLTGGGGIRLDATVTNIFNVIDPDEDAGRLNILGNLIADNGLDGIEINAGGRILIDSNEIKNNGTNAGASLSSEQALLVLSDTGVEVFDTVRGRIVGEDNGNGIDINAVMRGNNGYIYNQAAYEPEDMVSPTFFGVYTPLQTTTPLFVEIYRNSVRENRNDGLEIRHANNPSELHDAPLHAGHFPVNVVARDNTIETNGGRGVDILNQGGGRTPENVNDFLPETGANTSVNPPNSTVAGTSNQFSPTDTTISLVGNKIASNAKEGIYVVNTASLTQGQAGNTPIPGGEPLLNDTEDPTRGLNNDGEIDSVARLALEVDGNLVIKNGQQLGTDSESEQNIDTITGSGLVIRVGTQDQGAVSLLAETVPNTNPVQILAFRDFASAPAGFANADVSLYGETGFRNADEILALTTEEYQTLGFFNILQPGGVIGKVTNNGLDESGNFDPYTGFEGNFGSDVYIESFTSTPSGGANPVIARFDLLFENNRGDALDVTNFGAFYGAGGSRENAQRLAGAANSGSLFQPILGRVVGVHRGAVFDFDPNDTNPSTTQFDVLDELDPGANTPIDDRTGGIYDGLLVEFGVNQLSSATAAGYASSTIVDKGNLTDIDPNTPGPQRGSRFTVAPAFGTPQTGAFQIQLSRPDVFDVVYIDPATGNPLTAAQVAGLAGTGTLGGQNLVVRFLDEIDYNGDGTDNAFDDTLQPTAAINAAPTLVNNWLLNNGQVPANPTPADLANPNRFHVDGTNVVDNIGIGVRAGETAVASSGEQLPTGTTAQNTLQVAGSAVAPRDGNLFIITQAFGSGPSSFRVSGAQTGPNIGVETNQFTTGNLGFDDAVSLESGGASTTNELPFEWDELPTDNRQRILDIFESYNRGPLPNAPIETFRDWQRDGR